From Argopecten irradians isolate NY chromosome 2, Ai_NY, whole genome shotgun sequence, the proteins below share one genomic window:
- the LOC138314877 gene encoding mannan endo-1,4-beta-mannosidase-like isoform X1, translating into MTTSLAVYFMFMVTMVTTVVSNTVDSNLTIEARHMYNTLMTLQHSRHIMFGQQMATGHGAQGGHSPYQVMDAGADGTRGWSFSTHQVDAQQPDELCDIKSVTGEYPAVLGLDIGSLADFRLHIAAYLAKKAANRGMVITVSWHATNPVTGNSFYLSKDNGDVLHSIRRILPGGDHHLNFTKQLDVVAHWLNHLYDSHGKRIPVIFRPFHEMNGNWFWWGTNSRTQNTAHEYILLYRYVVEFLRDRKRIHNVLYAYSPGKLHNHSDYLKFYPGDRYVDVLGMDFYYSDHNTSPNTFSDYIRLVTGYALSKGKMAAITEIGLSDNGINTQRTFWTEKVMNVIKSGNFHHKLAYILTWQNVCSNPGPQCTIFVPYKGHPAEADLLTFYHDGVTVFSGDVPQFYPHIPVIGK; encoded by the exons ATGACGACTAGTTTGGCggtttattttatgtttatggttaccatggtaacgaCGGTTGTCTCCAATACGGTCGATAGTAACCTTACTATAGAGGCCAGGCACATGTACAACACACTGATGACCCTACAACACAGTCGGCACATAATGTTCGGACAACAGATGGCTACAGGACACGGAGCACAAGGTGGACACAGTCCTTACCAAGTAATGGACGCTGGTGCAGATGGCACACGAGGTTGGAGCTTTTCG ACACACCAAGTAGATGCTCAGCAGCCAGATGAATTATGCGACATCAAGAGTGTGACCGGAGAATATCCAGCTGTCCTCGGTCTCGACATTGGCTCTTTAGCAGACTTTCGGCTCCATATCGCTGCCTATCTTGCCAAGAAGGCAGCCAACAGAGGAATGGTGATCACAGTGAGTTGGCATGCAACTAACCCGGTCACCGGTAACTCATTCTACCTGAGCAAAGACAATGGAGATGTCCTTCACTCCATCAGACGGATACTCCCGGGCGGAGACCATCATCTCAACTTCAC AAAACAGCTCGATGTCGTTGCCCATTGGCTAAACCATCTGTACGATTCACACGGGAAGAGAATTCCAGTTATCTTCCGACCATTCCATGAAATGAATGGGAATTGGTTTTGGTGGGGAACAAACAGTCGCACGCAGAATACCGCGCACGAATACATACTTCTTTACCGCTACGTAGTGGAATTCCTTCGAGATAGGAAAAGAATTCACAATGTTCTGTATGCCTACTCTCCTGGAAAACTTCATAATCATTCCGACTACTTAAAGTTTTATCCTGGTGATAGGTACGTAGACGTACTTGGGATGGATTTCTATTACTCCGATCACAACACCAGTCCCAACACATTCTCAGACTACATACGACTTGTAACAGGTTATGCTCTTTCCAAAGGCAAAATGGCCGCCATTACTGAAATAGGTCTCAGCGACAACGGTATTAATACTCAACGCACGTTTTGGACAGAAAAGGTAATGAATGTCATAAAGAGTGGGAACTTCCACCATAAACTGGCGTATATCCTCACCTGGCAAAACGTATGCTCCAACCCCGGCCCACAATGCACCATCTTTGTTCCCTACAAAGGACATCCAGCCGAGGCGGACCTGTTGACCTTTTACCATGATGGGGTGACTGTGTTCTCGGGTGATGTTCCACAATTTTATCCACATATCCCAGTCATAGGGAAGTAA
- the LOC138314877 gene encoding mannan endo-1,4-beta-mannosidase-like isoform X2 → MAHETHQVDAQQPDELCDIKSVTGEYPAVLGLDIGSLADFRLHIAAYLAKKAANRGMVITVSWHATNPVTGNSFYLSKDNGDVLHSIRRILPGGDHHLNFTKQLDVVAHWLNHLYDSHGKRIPVIFRPFHEMNGNWFWWGTNSRTQNTAHEYILLYRYVVEFLRDRKRIHNVLYAYSPGKLHNHSDYLKFYPGDRYVDVLGMDFYYSDHNTSPNTFSDYIRLVTGYALSKGKMAAITEIGLSDNGINTQRTFWTEKVMNVIKSGNFHHKLAYILTWQNVCSNPGPQCTIFVPYKGHPAEADLLTFYHDGVTVFSGDVPQFYPHIPVIGK, encoded by the exons ATGGCACACGAG ACACACCAAGTAGATGCTCAGCAGCCAGATGAATTATGCGACATCAAGAGTGTGACCGGAGAATATCCAGCTGTCCTCGGTCTCGACATTGGCTCTTTAGCAGACTTTCGGCTCCATATCGCTGCCTATCTTGCCAAGAAGGCAGCCAACAGAGGAATGGTGATCACAGTGAGTTGGCATGCAACTAACCCGGTCACCGGTAACTCATTCTACCTGAGCAAAGACAATGGAGATGTCCTTCACTCCATCAGACGGATACTCCCGGGCGGAGACCATCATCTCAACTTCAC AAAACAGCTCGATGTCGTTGCCCATTGGCTAAACCATCTGTACGATTCACACGGGAAGAGAATTCCAGTTATCTTCCGACCATTCCATGAAATGAATGGGAATTGGTTTTGGTGGGGAACAAACAGTCGCACGCAGAATACCGCGCACGAATACATACTTCTTTACCGCTACGTAGTGGAATTCCTTCGAGATAGGAAAAGAATTCACAATGTTCTGTATGCCTACTCTCCTGGAAAACTTCATAATCATTCCGACTACTTAAAGTTTTATCCTGGTGATAGGTACGTAGACGTACTTGGGATGGATTTCTATTACTCCGATCACAACACCAGTCCCAACACATTCTCAGACTACATACGACTTGTAACAGGTTATGCTCTTTCCAAAGGCAAAATGGCCGCCATTACTGAAATAGGTCTCAGCGACAACGGTATTAATACTCAACGCACGTTTTGGACAGAAAAGGTAATGAATGTCATAAAGAGTGGGAACTTCCACCATAAACTGGCGTATATCCTCACCTGGCAAAACGTATGCTCCAACCCCGGCCCACAATGCACCATCTTTGTTCCCTACAAAGGACATCCAGCCGAGGCGGACCTGTTGACCTTTTACCATGATGGGGTGACTGTGTTCTCGGGTGATGTTCCACAATTTTATCCACATATCCCAGTCATAGGGAAGTAA